From a region of the Salmo trutta chromosome 10, fSalTru1.1, whole genome shotgun sequence genome:
- the LOC115201666 gene encoding uncharacterized protein LOC115201666 translates to MSLSASTNIPPALTADQLTVIVASVSCLVFFVVILVLLVVLYRKDPFCCRVSNNQHCTDAPPQYNRRQSLVVSPYDERTAATAHGNIGSQLPGRLFIIGKPSSYHLDGILPRLPSYESVRKKDRQRQIHSMIADRFGISPTQSETEPPPTYEETLRQSMIISSEDLQSVEALPSDLPLSTSTSSLEHTVAVAPSPYHPIQSPTQEPLSV, encoded by the exons ATGTCTTTATCTGCATCGACAAATATCCCACCTGCACTGACAGCGGATCAGCTAACGGTCATCGTGGCCTCCG TGTCCTGCCTGGTGTTCTTCGTAGTGATTCTCGTGCTCCTCGTGGTCTTGTACAGGAAAGACCCTTTCTGCTGCAGGGTGTCGAACAACCAGCACTGTACA GATGCTCCACCCCAGTACAACAGAAGACAGTCTCTAGTGGTGTCTCCCTACGATGAACGTACTGCTGCCACGGCCCACGGAAACATTGGATCCCAG CTTCCAGGGAGGCTGTTTATCATCGGTAAGCCCAGCAGCTATCACCTGGATGGGATCCTGCCCCGCCTTCCGTCCTACGAGAGCGTCCGTAAGAAGGACCGtcagagacagatccactctaTGATAGCCGACCGCTTTGGTATCAGCCCCACACAGTCTGAAACGGAG CCTCCTCCGACGTATGAGGAGACGCTTCGccagtccatgatcatctcctctGAAGACCTACAGTCTGTTGAGGCACTTCCCTcagacctccctctctccacctctacctccagcCTTGAACACACAGTGGCAGTAGCCCCGTCACCCTACCACCCTATTCAGAGCCCGACCCAggaacccctctctgtctag
- the LOC115201665 gene encoding 39S ribosomal protein L27, mitochondrial isoform X2 codes for MAALASLMFKSRAGLLLPCQSSLADWVRFASKKAGGSSKNLGGKSPGRRYGFKKTDGNFVHAGNILATQRLMRWQPGAHVGIGTNNTLYALEDGIVRFTKEVYVPAPRSSETFKVITKLPMGTVLYKTFINVVPNKQEGKFKLVGMF; via the exons ATGGCTGCGCTCGCGTCCTTGATGTTCAAGTCCAGAGCAG GTCTTCTGCTCCCTTGCCAGTCCTCTCTTGCGGACTGGGTGCGGTTCGCGTCCAAGAAGGCAGGCGGTAGCAGCAAGAACCTCGGTGGAAAGAGCCCTGGTCGCAGATATGGCTTCAAGAAAACAGATG GGAACTTTGTCCACGCTGGCAACATCCTAGCAACACAGAGGCTCATGAGGTGGCAACCAGGAGCACAT GTGGGGATTGGAACCAACAACACCCTGTATGCCCTGGAGGACGGCATTGTCAGGTTCACTAAGGAGGTGTATGTTCCAGCCCCACGCAGCTCTGAGACCTTCAAGGTTATCACCAAGCTGCCCATGGGAACTGTACTCTACAAGACCTTCATCAACGTAGTGCCCAACAAACAGGAGGGCAAATTCAAACTGGTTGGCATGTTCTAA
- the LOC115201665 gene encoding 39S ribosomal protein L27, mitochondrial isoform X1, producing the protein MFSIVVHRRQSWVKGMPENCLLLPCQSSLADWVRFASKKAGGSSKNLGGKSPGRRYGFKKTDGNFVHAGNILATQRLMRWQPGAHVGIGTNNTLYALEDGIVRFTKEVYVPAPRSSETFKVITKLPMGTVLYKTFINVVPNKQEGKFKLVGMF; encoded by the exons ATGTTTTCGATTGTAGTTCACAGGAGGCAGTCGTGGGTGAAAGGAATGCCTGAGAACT GTCTTCTGCTCCCTTGCCAGTCCTCTCTTGCGGACTGGGTGCGGTTCGCGTCCAAGAAGGCAGGCGGTAGCAGCAAGAACCTCGGTGGAAAGAGCCCTGGTCGCAGATATGGCTTCAAGAAAACAGATG GGAACTTTGTCCACGCTGGCAACATCCTAGCAACACAGAGGCTCATGAGGTGGCAACCAGGAGCACAT GTGGGGATTGGAACCAACAACACCCTGTATGCCCTGGAGGACGGCATTGTCAGGTTCACTAAGGAGGTGTATGTTCCAGCCCCACGCAGCTCTGAGACCTTCAAGGTTATCACCAAGCTGCCCATGGGAACTGTACTCTACAAGACCTTCATCAACGTAGTGCCCAACAAACAGGAGGGCAAATTCAAACTGGTTGGCATGTTCTAA